One part of the Eleginops maclovinus isolate JMC-PN-2008 ecotype Puerto Natales chromosome 14, JC_Emac_rtc_rv5, whole genome shotgun sequence genome encodes these proteins:
- the rela gene encoding transcription factor p65 isoform X1 → MDGVYGWGLTPHNQVQSASPFIEIIEQPKQRGMRFRYKCEGRSAGSIPGEKSNDTTKTHPAIKVHNYSGPLRVRISLVTKNPPHKPHPHELVGKDCKHGYYEADLQERRIHSFQNLGIQCVKKKDVNEAITCRLQTNNNPFNIPDAKVWEEEFDLNSVRLCFQATITLPTGELIPLKPVVSQPIFDNRAPNTAELKICRVNRNNGSCKGGDEIFLLCDKVQKEDIEVRFFQDSWEGKGTFSQADVHRQVAIVFRTPPYRDTNLTEPIRVKMQLRRPSDREVSEPMDFQYLPSDPDEYRLCEKRKRTGDMFQSLKLGPMLSSVSIPQDRRHISPARRTITTKPPSMNAQVAAVVPSGARGAKPQPSYLYQPGQLFSVQPKMESLSLGSQPKATPMPNFTMSQAQCSTTTSTANQDYSTVNLSDLHEFFPNISSAMAQETTASQAGASSTQSSSSFTLQASQFRVDPPLVDDDIPEFPSFSEAQAPGVLDNLNMDDFEDLLNPNLLNPNLMNVGGNGPVMLASASCQQAAAPSSSSAAHGAASQNTSDPAGLPGSTWMNYPNSIVNLLQNEGMIDMSSNNNNHRSAVLDEFDELMSADEDRLISIFNSGSQAGFVSGHPT, encoded by the exons ATGGATG GTGTTTATGGATGGGGCCTGACCCCGCACAACCAAG TCCAATCAGCGAGCCCCTTCATAGAGATCATTGAGCAGCCGAAGCAGAGGGGCATGAGGTTCAGGTATAAGTGTGAGGGACGTTCAGCTGGCAGCATCCCCGGAGAGAAGAGCAACGACACCACCAAGACCCACCCAGCCATCAAG GTGCACAACTACAGTGGTCCCCTGCGTGTTCGCATCTCATTGGTGACGAAGAACCCACCCCACAAGCCTCACCCACACGAACTGGTCGGGAAAGACTGCAAACATGGCTACTATGAAGCAGacctgcaggagagaagaaTACACAG TTTTCAGAACCTGGGCATACAGTGTGTCAAGAAGAAGGATGTGAATGAGGCCATCACGTGTAGGCTGCAGACCAACAACAACCCTTTCAACA TTCCCGATGCAAAGGTGTGGGAGGAGGAATTTGACTTGAACTCGGTCCGGCTTTGCTTCCAGGCCACCATCACTCTGCCTACAGGGGAGCTGATTCCCCTGAAGCCTGTGGTATCACAGCCCATCTTTGACAACA GGGCGCCAAACACAGCTGAGCTGAAGATCTGCCGAGTCAACCGCAACAATGGAAGCTGCAAAGGAGGGGATGAAATCTTTCTACTGTGTGACAAAGTGCAAAAAG AGGACATCGAAGTGCGTTTCTTCCAGGACTCCTGGGAGGGAAAAGGCACTTTCTCGCAGGCTGACGTCCACAGGCAGGTGGCCATTGTGTTCCGCACACCGCCGTACCGCGACACTAACCTCACCGAGCCCATCAGAGTCAAGATGCAGCTGCGTCGGCCCTCAGACCGCGAGGTCAGTGAGCCAATGGACTTCCAGTACCTGCCCTCTGACCCAG ATGAATACAGGCTGTGTGAGAAGAGAAAGCGTACAGGGGACATGTTCCAGAGTCTGAAGCTGGGGCCCATGCTGTCTAGTG TGTCCATTCCACAAGATAGAAGGCACATAAGCCCGGCAAGGAGAACAATCACAACCAAGCCTCCATCAATGAATGCACAAGTTG CAGCTGTGGTGCCATCTGGTGCCAGAGGAGCCAAACCCCAGCCTTCCTACTTATATCAACCGGGCCAGCTTTTCTCAGTCCAGCCCAAGATGGAGAGCCTGAGCCTGGGCTCCCAGCCCAAAGCCACTCCAATGCCCAACTTCACAATGAGCCAGGCACAATGCTCTACCACCACGTCCACAGCCAACCAGGACTACTCAACCGTCAACCTGTCAGACCTGCACGAGTTCTTCCCCAACATTTCCTCGGCCATGGCCCAGGAGACGACAGCTTCTCAGGCAGGCGCGTCCtccacacagagcagcagctccTTCACGCTGCAGGCTTCTCAGTTCCGGGTGGACCCACCACTTGTGGACGATGATATCCCAGAGTTCCCCAGCTTTTCCGAAGCCCAGGCGCCAGGCGTTCTGGACAACCTAAACATGGACGACTTTGAAGACCTCCTGAACCCAAACCTCCTGAACCCAAACCTCATGAACGTGGGTGGAAACGGCCCGGTGATGTTGGCTTCAGCTTCATGCCAACAAGCTGCCGCTCCCAGCTCGTCTTCTGCTGCTCATGGCGCAGCATCCCAGAACACATCTGACCCTGCTGGCCTCCCAGGGAGCACCTGGATGAATTACCCCAACAGCATTGTCAACTTGCTCCAGAACGAGGGCATGATTGACATGTcgtccaacaacaacaaccaccgCTCAGCTGTGCTGGATGAGTTCGACGAGTTGATGTCTGCAGACGAGGATCGCCTTATTTCAATTTTTAACAGTGGAAGCCAAGCAGGATTTGTGTCAGGACACCCGACTTAA
- the c14h11orf68 gene encoding UPF0696 protein C11orf68 homolog — translation MEEEGAPGNGEVETPFAAETYAAEAMAADMDPWIVFDSRRTPRSEFDAWLKTNRPSQVDRFGNEEGGVSPVGWIAVLGLNHCPSVGDVTGLQESWEKLLASGRPVSFQTIKELALNHGVLTGKWLMHLDTGFKLDNAWERVARAALDGKISLVKVSPHNSKADSKQVICAYNENFTDESEVLRLDSVIRAAGIKCSLIYKPDVYTYLGIYRINRWKLCPTIYESKFDLECVPRRSHIINKVTNLEVT, via the coding sequence atggaggaggaaggggCCCCTGGAAATGGCGAGGTCGAGACCCCCTTCGCTGCAGAGACCTATGCTGCTGAGGCCATGGCTGCAGACATGGACCCGTGGATTGTGTTTGACTCAAGAAGAACTCCCAGATCCGAGTTTGATGCCTGGCTGAAGACCAATCGGCCCTCCCAAGTGGACAGATTTGGTAATGAGGAAGGTGGTGTGAGCCCTGTGGGGTGGATTGCTGTTCTGGGCCTGAACCACTGCCCCAGCGTTGGGGATGTTACTGGTCTGCAGGAGAGCTGGGAGAAACTTTTGGCCAGCGGCCGGCCTGTCAGCTTCCAGACTATCAAGGAGCTGGCACTCAACCACGGAGTGCTCACAGGCAAATGGCTGATGCACTTAGACACTGGTTTTAAGTTGGACAATGCCTGGGAGCGTGTGGCGAGAGCAGCCCTGGATGGTAAGATATCCCTAGTTAAGGTCAGTCCCCATAACTCCAAGGCAGATAGCAAGCAGGTAATTTGTGCCTATAACGAAAACTTCACTGACGAGAGTGAGGTCTTAAGGCTGGACTCTGTCATTCGTGCCGCAGGGATCAAGTGCTCTCTAATCTACAAGCCGGACGTGTACACATACCTGGGAATCTACAGAATCAACCGTTGGAAACTCTGTCCAACCATATACGAGAGCAAATTTGACCTGGAGTGTGTACCCCGCCGTTCCCACATTATCAACAAAGTCACCAATCTTGAAGTAACATAA
- the rela gene encoding transcription factor p65 isoform X2, with protein MDGVYGWGLTPHNQVQSASPFIEIIEQPKQRGMRFRYKCEGRSAGSIPGEKSNDTTKTHPAIKVHNYSGPLRVRISLVTKNPPHKPHPHELVGKDCKHGYYEADLQERRIHSFQNLGIQCVKKKDVNEAITCRLQTNNNPFNIPDAKVWEEEFDLNSVRLCFQATITLPTGELIPLKPVVSQPIFDNRAPNTAELKICRVNRNNGSCKGGDEIFLLCDKVQKEDIEVRFFQDSWEGKGTFSQADVHRQVAIVFRTPPYRDTNLTEPIRVKMQLRRPSDREVSEPMDFQYLPSDPDEYRLCEKRKRTGDMFQSLKLGPMLSSVSIPQDRRHISPARRTITTKPPSMNAQVAVVPSGARGAKPQPSYLYQPGQLFSVQPKMESLSLGSQPKATPMPNFTMSQAQCSTTTSTANQDYSTVNLSDLHEFFPNISSAMAQETTASQAGASSTQSSSSFTLQASQFRVDPPLVDDDIPEFPSFSEAQAPGVLDNLNMDDFEDLLNPNLLNPNLMNVGGNGPVMLASASCQQAAAPSSSSAAHGAASQNTSDPAGLPGSTWMNYPNSIVNLLQNEGMIDMSSNNNNHRSAVLDEFDELMSADEDRLISIFNSGSQAGFVSGHPT; from the exons ATGGATG GTGTTTATGGATGGGGCCTGACCCCGCACAACCAAG TCCAATCAGCGAGCCCCTTCATAGAGATCATTGAGCAGCCGAAGCAGAGGGGCATGAGGTTCAGGTATAAGTGTGAGGGACGTTCAGCTGGCAGCATCCCCGGAGAGAAGAGCAACGACACCACCAAGACCCACCCAGCCATCAAG GTGCACAACTACAGTGGTCCCCTGCGTGTTCGCATCTCATTGGTGACGAAGAACCCACCCCACAAGCCTCACCCACACGAACTGGTCGGGAAAGACTGCAAACATGGCTACTATGAAGCAGacctgcaggagagaagaaTACACAG TTTTCAGAACCTGGGCATACAGTGTGTCAAGAAGAAGGATGTGAATGAGGCCATCACGTGTAGGCTGCAGACCAACAACAACCCTTTCAACA TTCCCGATGCAAAGGTGTGGGAGGAGGAATTTGACTTGAACTCGGTCCGGCTTTGCTTCCAGGCCACCATCACTCTGCCTACAGGGGAGCTGATTCCCCTGAAGCCTGTGGTATCACAGCCCATCTTTGACAACA GGGCGCCAAACACAGCTGAGCTGAAGATCTGCCGAGTCAACCGCAACAATGGAAGCTGCAAAGGAGGGGATGAAATCTTTCTACTGTGTGACAAAGTGCAAAAAG AGGACATCGAAGTGCGTTTCTTCCAGGACTCCTGGGAGGGAAAAGGCACTTTCTCGCAGGCTGACGTCCACAGGCAGGTGGCCATTGTGTTCCGCACACCGCCGTACCGCGACACTAACCTCACCGAGCCCATCAGAGTCAAGATGCAGCTGCGTCGGCCCTCAGACCGCGAGGTCAGTGAGCCAATGGACTTCCAGTACCTGCCCTCTGACCCAG ATGAATACAGGCTGTGTGAGAAGAGAAAGCGTACAGGGGACATGTTCCAGAGTCTGAAGCTGGGGCCCATGCTGTCTAGTG TGTCCATTCCACAAGATAGAAGGCACATAAGCCCGGCAAGGAGAACAATCACAACCAAGCCTCCATCAATGAATGCACAAGTTG CTGTGGTGCCATCTGGTGCCAGAGGAGCCAAACCCCAGCCTTCCTACTTATATCAACCGGGCCAGCTTTTCTCAGTCCAGCCCAAGATGGAGAGCCTGAGCCTGGGCTCCCAGCCCAAAGCCACTCCAATGCCCAACTTCACAATGAGCCAGGCACAATGCTCTACCACCACGTCCACAGCCAACCAGGACTACTCAACCGTCAACCTGTCAGACCTGCACGAGTTCTTCCCCAACATTTCCTCGGCCATGGCCCAGGAGACGACAGCTTCTCAGGCAGGCGCGTCCtccacacagagcagcagctccTTCACGCTGCAGGCTTCTCAGTTCCGGGTGGACCCACCACTTGTGGACGATGATATCCCAGAGTTCCCCAGCTTTTCCGAAGCCCAGGCGCCAGGCGTTCTGGACAACCTAAACATGGACGACTTTGAAGACCTCCTGAACCCAAACCTCCTGAACCCAAACCTCATGAACGTGGGTGGAAACGGCCCGGTGATGTTGGCTTCAGCTTCATGCCAACAAGCTGCCGCTCCCAGCTCGTCTTCTGCTGCTCATGGCGCAGCATCCCAGAACACATCTGACCCTGCTGGCCTCCCAGGGAGCACCTGGATGAATTACCCCAACAGCATTGTCAACTTGCTCCAGAACGAGGGCATGATTGACATGTcgtccaacaacaacaaccaccgCTCAGCTGTGCTGGATGAGTTCGACGAGTTGATGTCTGCAGACGAGGATCGCCTTATTTCAATTTTTAACAGTGGAAGCCAAGCAGGATTTGTGTCAGGACACCCGACTTAA